DNA sequence from the Gemmatimonadales bacterium genome:
GCCACCCCCGGCCTTGCGCGGCGCGATCCAGAGCCTCAAGCGGGCGGTGGGAGCCGAGGGAATCAGCGCCGCGAAGAAGGCGATGGTGGATCTGAACACCGTCCGAGCCCGCCGCCCCCCGCTGGCGCCGGAATTCCGCGCCGAGCTGGTCGGGGTGTTTCAGGAGGAGGTGCGTCTGCTGTCCCGACTGCTGAACCGGGACCTGAGCCACTGGACCTAGACCGACGTTATCCCCACCGGGCGCGGCCTCGCCTGGGATGACATCACCCACTGGGACAACCCACATGCGAGCGCTGCTGAAGAAGATCCCACTGCTGAGGCGGGCCAAACGGACGGTGAAGAAAATCCGGAAGGCCTACTATCGACGATTCGGTCCGACCGTGATGCGGCGGATGCTGGCGACCACGTCGCGCCCGAAGCTTCTCATCGGCTCGGCGGAACGGCGCCAGCCCGGTTGGATCCCCACACAGGAGGACTTTCTCGACCTGCTCGACCCAGCCGACTGGGCGCGCTTGCTCCGCCCCAATAGCGTCGAGGCGATGCTGGCCGAACACGTATGGGAGCACCTCACGCTGGAGGAGGCCGGTGACGCGGCCCGGAGATGTTTCGAGTATCTGCGCCCGGGAGGCTACCTGCGGATCGCGGTTCCGGATGGCTTCCACCCGGACCCCACGTATCTCGGATGGGTCAAACCCGGTGGGGCCTCGCCGGGCCAGCGAGGCAACGATCACAAGGTCCTCTACACTCATCTGAGCGCGAGGCAACTGTTCGAGAGCGCCGGTTTCCGGGTCGAGCTCTACGAATATTTCGATGAGGCCGGCACCTTCCATCACCATCCATGGGATGAGGCCCGCGGCAAGATCTGGCGCTCGGCGAAATTCGACAAGCGCAATGCCGGCGGGACCCTCACCTTCACCTCGATCATCCTGGACGCCATCAAGCCATAATGGCCCCCCCGCCCGCGGGGTCAGGCGAGCCAGTGATCCAGGCTTCGGCCGATGAGCTGGGAGGTTCGGGTGATATCCTCGCGGAACTGAGCGGTGAGCTCCTGCCGCAGCTCCGCGGGCAGGGGCGGCGCCTGCCGCATGTTCCGGGTGCGGAGCCTTCTCACCCAATTGGCCGCCCGCACCGGCAGCCAGGGCTTGACGGTGTAGCGGATGACGCGGCTGGTGAGAAAATTCTCCAACGTCCGATTCACCGGCAGGCCGCCTGGAGCGTGCGGCGTCGCGACATCGGGCACGAACGCCGGATCGATCCCCAGGAATCGATACACCCCCTGGGTAAACCCCACCGGGTCACGCTTGAGATCGTCGAAGAGTCCGACATGGATCTGATCGCCGGGAAACGCGTCGAAGTACCGCGTCAACTGCTCGTGATACCGGCTGATCCGCATCCAGTGCCGGTCCGGATGGGCCCAGTCGGGCCGGCTGGTGAGATCCCGTGACGGGTCGAACCGGCGCCCCTGGTGCCGGAGCGCCATGAGATAGTTGGAGTACGCCCGGTCGACCGGATGGCGGAGGCTGCAGATGAGTCGGGCCGCCGGCAGCCGCTCCCGGATGCGTCCTGCCGCCTGGGGACACTCGAGATAAATCGGCGATGCCTCGCCGACGGCCGTGGCGCCGCCAGCCTGGGCGAACAGCCGCTCGTAGTCGGTCAGTACCTTCACCGGAAAACGGTGGACGTCCGGGTTGCCATAGAGCAACCGCCCCCGGTCGTCCAGGCCGTAGGCGAAGTAGTTGGTCTCCTTGACCGGACTCATGAACACCGCCGGGTGCTCCGCGAGGTACCAGTAGAGCGCGGTGGTT
Encoded proteins:
- a CDS encoding sulfotransferase, which encodes MGTCDGGSAGIVMLPNFIIIGAAKAGTTALYWYLAEHPAVFMSPVKETNYFAYGLDDRGRLLYGNPDVHRFPVKVLTDYERLFAQAGGATAVGEASPIYLECPQAAGRIRERLPAARLICSLRHPVDRAYSNYLMALRHQGRRFDPSRDLTSRPDWAHPDRHWMRISRYHEQLTRYFDAFPGDQIHVGLFDDLKRDPVGFTQGVYRFLGIDPAFVPDVATPHAPGGLPVNRTLENFLTSRVIRYTVKPWLPVRAANWVRRLRTRNMRQAPPLPAELRQELTAQFREDITRTSQLIGRSLDHWLA